The following are from one region of the Synechococcus sp. CBW1108 genome:
- a CDS encoding acetate kinase: MTPAPGVVLAVNAGSSSLKLSLLDQQQRPLQQHQCPLGKGELPGQLAHWLKEKLAPWQGRIELVVHRLVHGGDAYRTATRLTPAVIRDLSQLIPLAPLHNGPALQLISWLQTVLETPPQWACFDTGFHSTLPAQARTYAIPEAWRASGLRRFGFHGLNHQHVAEVVRVPLLISCHLGAGCSLCAIRDGISIATTMGFTPLDGLVMATRCGSLDPGVLLHQLRAGLTAQELEQALTHQSGLLGLSGLSGDMRVLREAAAAGHAGAQLAIGVFRHQLLQGIGAMAASLGGVDAIALSGGIGEHDGALVEELRQALGWLGPLKLVQVAADEEGQMARACLAASARDAPGSYF, encoded by the coding sequence GTGACCCCGGCGCCAGGGGTGGTTCTGGCTGTCAACGCCGGCAGCTCCAGCCTCAAGCTCAGCCTGCTCGATCAGCAGCAACGGCCCCTCCAGCAGCACCAATGCCCTTTGGGCAAGGGCGAGCTGCCCGGGCAGCTCGCCCACTGGCTCAAGGAGAAGCTGGCGCCCTGGCAGGGCCGCATCGAGCTGGTGGTGCATCGGCTCGTGCATGGCGGCGACGCCTACCGCACGGCCACCCGGCTGACCCCGGCAGTCATCCGGGACCTCAGCCAACTGATTCCCCTCGCCCCGCTCCACAACGGGCCCGCCCTGCAACTGATCAGCTGGCTGCAGACCGTCCTGGAAACTCCGCCCCAATGGGCCTGCTTTGACACGGGCTTCCACAGCACCCTGCCCGCCCAGGCCCGCACCTACGCGATTCCCGAGGCCTGGCGCGCCTCCGGCCTGCGCCGGTTCGGCTTCCACGGCCTCAACCACCAGCATGTGGCCGAGGTGGTGCGGGTGCCCCTTTTGATCAGCTGCCATCTGGGCGCGGGCTGCTCCCTGTGTGCTATCCGCGACGGGATCAGCATTGCCACCACCATGGGCTTCACCCCCCTCGATGGCCTGGTGATGGCCACCCGCTGCGGCTCCCTCGATCCCGGTGTGCTGCTGCACCAACTGCGGGCTGGGCTCACGGCCCAGGAGCTCGAGCAAGCCCTGACCCACCAAAGTGGGCTGCTGGGGCTCTCCGGGCTGAGCGGCGATATGCGAGTCCTGCGGGAAGCGGCGGCAGCCGGCCACGCCGGTGCCCAGCTGGCCATCGGCGTATTTCGCCACCAGTTGCTGCAGGGAATTGGGGCCATGGCAGCCAGCCTCGGCGGCGTGGATGCGATCGCCCTCAGCGGCGGCATCGGCGAGCACGATGGGGCCCTGGTGGAGGAACTGCGGCAGGCGCTCGGCTGGCTCGGCCCGCTCAAGCTGGTGCAGGTCGCCGCCGACGAGGAGGGCCAGATGGCCAGGGCCTGCCTGGCGGCGAGCGCTAGGGACGCACCCGGGAGTTACTTTTGA
- a CDS encoding FAD/NAD(P)-binding oxidoreductase has product MVHHQILIVGGGAAGITVAAQLKRARPSLDVAILEPCSDHYYQPGWTLVGAGVFSFEETRRAEGDLIPAGVHWIRDAVAGFDPLHNRLSTAGGATLSYGVLVVATGLKLCWDKVKGLPEALGRGGVCSNYSKDHAAYTWETIRAFKGGQAGVGQAVFTCPSMPIKCPGAPQKIAYLAADLFAKKRLQARVIYATATPGIFGVPIYAAPLRELVARKGIDARYNHVLTEVRAASQEAVFRVSEGESSREEVVPYAMLHVTPPMAAPDVVAASPLAAPSGFVEVDKFSLQHLRHPNVFSLGDVSGLPNSKTAAAVRGQAPVLVANLLALLDGQSLAAAYDGYSCCPLITGYGTAIMAEFNYDQQPVPSFPLDPTKERWSMWWVKRRLLPSLYWNRMLTGAQHERRFMPGFKSNSRVRP; this is encoded by the coding sequence ATGGTCCACCACCAGATTCTGATTGTTGGCGGCGGGGCTGCCGGGATAACCGTTGCCGCCCAGCTCAAGCGGGCCAGGCCATCTCTGGATGTGGCGATCCTTGAGCCTTGCAGCGATCACTACTACCAACCCGGCTGGACCCTGGTGGGGGCTGGGGTGTTCAGCTTCGAGGAGACCCGTCGCGCCGAGGGCGACCTGATTCCCGCAGGCGTTCACTGGATTCGGGACGCGGTGGCCGGCTTTGATCCGCTGCACAACCGGCTCAGCACCGCTGGAGGCGCCACGCTCAGCTACGGGGTGTTGGTGGTGGCAACCGGACTCAAGCTCTGCTGGGACAAGGTCAAGGGTCTGCCGGAGGCCCTGGGCCGCGGTGGAGTCTGCAGCAACTACAGCAAGGATCACGCCGCCTACACCTGGGAAACGATCCGGGCCTTCAAGGGCGGGCAAGCCGGGGTAGGGCAAGCAGTGTTCACCTGTCCGTCGATGCCGATCAAGTGCCCGGGCGCGCCCCAGAAGATTGCCTATCTGGCGGCTGATCTGTTCGCGAAAAAACGTCTGCAGGCCCGGGTGATCTATGCCACTGCCACCCCAGGCATCTTCGGGGTGCCCATCTATGCAGCGCCGCTGCGGGAGCTGGTGGCGCGCAAGGGCATCGATGCCCGCTACAACCACGTGCTCACCGAGGTGCGCGCGGCCAGCCAGGAGGCGGTGTTCCGCGTGAGTGAGGGGGAGAGCAGTCGCGAGGAGGTCGTCCCTTACGCAATGCTGCATGTCACCCCGCCGATGGCGGCTCCCGATGTGGTTGCGGCCAGCCCGCTGGCGGCGCCGAGCGGGTTTGTGGAGGTGGACAAGTTCAGCCTGCAGCACCTGCGTCACCCGAATGTGTTCTCCCTGGGCGATGTCAGTGGCCTGCCCAACTCCAAAACCGCAGCGGCGGTGCGCGGCCAGGCGCCGGTGCTGGTGGCCAATCTGCTGGCACTGCTCGACGGCCAATCCCTGGCGGCGGCCTATGACGGCTATAGCTGCTGCCCGCTGATCACTGGCTACGGCACGGCGATCATGGCCGAGTTCAACTACGACCAGCAGCCGGTGCCTTCCTTCCCGCTTGATCCCACCAAGGAGCGCTGGAGCATGTGGTGGGTCAAGCGCAGGCTGCTGCCCTCCCTCTACTGGAACCGCATGCTCACCGGCGCCCAGCACGAGCGGCGCTTCATGCCCGGCTTCAAAAGTAACTCCCGGGTGCGTCCCTAG
- the pyrC gene encoding dihydroorotase: MSSQRLSLRQPDDWHVHLRDGAMLQAVARATARQFARAIVMPNLSPPVTTVAAAAAYRQRIAAALPDGCDFQPLLTAYLTDAIDPAEIALGFGEGAWVACKLYPANATTNSAAGVTAIEGLTPVFETLERIGMPLLIHGEVTSPDIDIFDREAVFIERHLGPLLGRHPGLKVVLEHITTIDAVDFVRTGPANLAATITPHHLHINRNAMFAGGLRPDLYCLPVAKRELHRIALRGAATSGNPKFFLGTDSAPHARTAKEAACGCAGIFNAPFALESYAEVFEQENALEKLEAFASEFGPRFYGLPLNPGQTSLVREPLEVPRQLHLNDAAGTAVELVPFHAGETLPWRLQLDAPIAPR; encoded by the coding sequence ATGTCCAGCCAGCGGCTCAGCCTGCGCCAACCCGATGACTGGCATGTGCACCTGCGCGACGGGGCGATGCTGCAGGCTGTGGCCAGGGCCACAGCGCGTCAGTTCGCCCGGGCGATCGTGATGCCCAACCTCAGCCCGCCGGTCACAACCGTGGCGGCGGCGGCGGCCTACCGCCAGCGCATCGCCGCGGCCCTGCCCGATGGCTGCGATTTCCAACCCCTGCTGACGGCCTATCTCACCGATGCGATCGACCCAGCCGAGATCGCCCTGGGCTTTGGCGAGGGGGCCTGGGTGGCCTGCAAGCTCTACCCCGCCAACGCCACCACCAACTCCGCTGCCGGGGTGACTGCCATCGAGGGCCTCACCCCGGTGTTCGAAACCCTCGAGCGCATCGGCATGCCCCTGCTGATCCACGGCGAGGTAACCAGCCCCGATATCGACATTTTTGATCGGGAGGCAGTATTCATCGAGCGCCACCTAGGGCCCCTGTTGGGGCGCCATCCGGGCCTGAAGGTGGTGCTGGAGCACATCACCACCATCGATGCGGTCGATTTTGTGCGCACGGGCCCGGCCAACCTGGCGGCCACGATCACGCCCCACCACCTGCACATCAACCGCAACGCCATGTTTGCCGGCGGCCTGCGGCCCGACCTCTACTGCCTGCCGGTGGCCAAGCGGGAACTGCACCGCATCGCCCTGCGGGGCGCCGCCACCTCCGGCAATCCGAAGTTCTTCCTGGGCACCGATTCCGCACCCCACGCCCGCACTGCCAAGGAAGCGGCCTGCGGCTGCGCAGGCATTTTCAATGCCCCATTTGCGCTGGAGAGCTACGCGGAGGTGTTTGAGCAGGAGAACGCCCTGGAAAAGCTGGAGGCCTTCGCCTCGGAGTTTGGACCCCGTTTCTATGGGCTACCGCTGAACCCCGGCCAGACCAGCCTAGTGCGCGAGCCGCTGGAGGTGCCCCGCCAACTGCATCTCAACGACGCGGCCGGCACCGCCGTCGAGCTGGTGCCCTTCCATGCCGGGGAAACTCTGCCCTGGCGGCTTCAGCTTGACGCCCCGATCGCGCCGAGGTGA
- a CDS encoding bifunctional orotidine-5'-phosphate decarboxylase/orotate phosphoribosyltransferase gives MGFFVQLTDAIADRQSLLVTGLDPNPEMLQSWAARRGLAGRSFLSQARHWIKAVIEATAPHVCAYKPSLGFYQALGPVGLELLLEVRDLVPRDLPLIIDTKHGDLNSSSALAHYLFKDLGADAVTLSPLAGQDIAAPFLLYPDKAVVMTCHSSNQAARQIQHYPNEEAPLYLQIVRETQLWATPDQLLLEVGTSDPAILARVRSEAPERFLILRSLWGEEEKLDAMLQAGLGAAADGLLLPLPQNLLVEDDMASRAEALKLQIMAKRERWLENSERGDADTCALWLPGTQPAVAPLEGLIVDLFDIGCLLFGEYVQASGAVFNYYVDLRQIISDPNLFHRVLHAYATQLEGLHFDRIAGIPYGSLPTATGLSLQLHKPLIYPRKEVKAHGARRLIEGDFDAGDRVVVVDDILITGGSVLEGIAKLESSGLVVEDVVVFIDHGGDHDRQARERLAAAGYRCHSVLNIEQITSVLHRAGRLSDAQAATLAATEG, from the coding sequence ATGGGCTTCTTCGTTCAACTCACCGACGCCATCGCCGACCGCCAGTCGCTGCTGGTGACCGGGCTGGATCCCAACCCGGAGATGCTGCAGAGCTGGGCAGCCCGGCGCGGCCTGGCGGGCCGCTCCTTCCTGAGCCAGGCCCGCCACTGGATCAAGGCGGTGATCGAAGCCACCGCGCCCCATGTGTGCGCCTACAAACCCAGCCTGGGCTTTTATCAGGCCCTGGGGCCGGTGGGGCTGGAGCTGCTGCTGGAGGTGCGCGACCTAGTGCCCCGCGATCTCCCCCTAATCATCGACACCAAACACGGCGACCTCAACTCCTCCTCGGCCCTGGCCCACTACCTCTTCAAGGACCTAGGCGCCGATGCGGTGACCCTCTCCCCCCTGGCCGGCCAGGACATCGCCGCCCCCTTTCTGCTCTACCCAGACAAGGCCGTGGTGATGACCTGCCACAGCTCCAACCAGGCGGCGCGCCAGATCCAGCACTACCCCAATGAGGAGGCACCGCTCTATCTGCAAATTGTGCGGGAAACCCAGCTGTGGGCTACCCCCGACCAGCTGCTGCTGGAGGTGGGCACCAGCGATCCGGCGATCCTGGCGCGGGTGCGCTCCGAAGCGCCGGAGCGCTTCTTGATCCTGCGCAGCCTTTGGGGAGAAGAGGAAAAGCTCGACGCCATGCTGCAGGCAGGCCTCGGGGCCGCCGCCGATGGGCTGCTGCTGCCGCTGCCCCAAAACCTGCTGGTGGAAGACGACATGGCCAGCCGAGCCGAGGCGCTCAAGCTGCAGATCATGGCCAAGCGGGAACGGTGGCTGGAAAACAGCGAGCGGGGCGACGCCGACACCTGCGCCCTATGGCTGCCTGGGACCCAACCAGCGGTCGCCCCCTTGGAGGGCCTGATCGTCGACCTGTTCGATATCGGCTGCTTGCTGTTCGGTGAGTATGTGCAAGCCTCGGGCGCCGTTTTCAACTACTACGTAGACCTACGCCAGATCATCTCCGACCCCAACCTCTTCCATCGGGTGCTGCACGCCTATGCCACCCAACTTGAGGGCCTGCACTTTGATCGCATCGCCGGCATCCCCTATGGCTCCCTCCCCACCGCTACCGGTTTGTCCCTGCAGCTGCACAAGCCGCTGATCTACCCCCGCAAGGAAGTGAAGGCCCACGGCGCACGCCGGCTGATCGAGGGGGACTTCGACGCCGGCGATCGGGTGGTGGTCGTCGACGACATCCTGATCACCGGCGGCAGCGTGCTGGAGGGCATCGCCAAGCTCGAGAGCTCGGGGCTGGTGGTGGAAGATGTGGTGGTGTTCATCGACCACGGCGGTGACCACGACCGCCAAGCCCGGGAGCGGCTGGCTGCGGCGGGGTACCGCTGCCACTCCGTGCTCAACATCGAGCAGATCACCTCGGTGCTGCACCGAGCTGGCCGGCTAAGTGATGCCCAGGCAGCCACCCTGGCTGCCACAGAAGGATGA
- a CDS encoding cation:proton antiporter codes for MTPLLLAQAPSLATVPLEGQVLFIGILFLGTLAISRFSIQVGIPAILGVLVLGLAINIHVLDVTHQQAESLHVLSLALLLFYAGLKTDLKAIRGFLDYGLALAVGGVGVATLLLGGLIWLLSSSAGNSIAPGFNNAMPLGAALLIAACLGSTDAGATISVLSAVRRQVPERLQHLLEFESAVNDPAALLLFSLVIGLFSGSSGEPGLQGGSETAVLLNGLRNFVQQVGGGLIVGALFGYVARFVINQLARDRSQLLIVAMSITFIDYGCSHFLGGSGFIAVYITGLIMANMSYRNAEINHESIQHVLLPFNTMAEICIFLMFGLLVNPLSLLPALPVGLITAAALMLVARPLSVLIFQPLSPFNARESLLISWCGLRGAVPLALSYRAVDQLSQLQGVAAETLTALAQNGQSTVFIVVLINLLVQGLSLPQLCRHLQLVPVAIP; via the coding sequence ATGACCCCGCTCCTGCTGGCCCAGGCTCCCAGCCTCGCCACCGTTCCCCTCGAGGGCCAGGTGCTGTTCATCGGCATCCTGTTTCTGGGCACCCTGGCGATCAGTCGTTTTTCGATCCAGGTGGGCATCCCAGCCATCCTCGGGGTGTTGGTGCTGGGGTTGGCCATCAACATCCATGTCCTCGACGTGACCCACCAGCAGGCTGAAAGCCTGCATGTGCTCTCCCTCGCCCTGCTGCTCTTCTACGCCGGGCTGAAGACAGACCTCAAAGCGATCAGGGGCTTTTTGGACTATGGCCTCGCCTTGGCCGTGGGGGGCGTCGGCGTGGCCACCCTGCTGCTCGGCGGCCTGATCTGGCTGCTGTCCTCCTCTGCCGGCAACAGCATTGCCCCGGGCTTCAACAACGCCATGCCCCTGGGGGCAGCGCTGCTGATTGCGGCCTGTCTCGGCTCCACCGACGCCGGCGCCACCATCAGCGTGCTGAGCGCGGTGCGGCGCCAGGTGCCCGAGCGGCTGCAACACCTCCTGGAATTTGAATCGGCTGTCAACGACCCGGCGGCCCTGCTGCTGTTCAGCCTGGTGATCGGCCTGTTCAGTGGCTCCAGCGGGGAACCAGGCCTGCAGGGGGGCAGCGAGACCGCTGTGCTGCTGAATGGCCTGCGCAACTTTGTGCAACAGGTGGGTGGGGGCCTGATCGTGGGCGCCCTGTTTGGCTATGTCGCCCGGTTTGTGATCAACCAGCTGGCCCGGGATCGATCCCAGCTGCTGATTGTGGCGATGTCGATTACATTCATTGACTACGGCTGCAGCCACTTTCTGGGTGGATCAGGCTTCATTGCGGTGTACATCACTGGTCTGATCATGGCGAATATGTCCTATCGCAACGCCGAGATCAACCATGAATCGATTCAGCATGTGCTGCTGCCTTTCAACACCATGGCGGAGATCTGCATCTTTTTGATGTTTGGCCTGCTGGTGAATCCCCTCAGCCTGCTGCCAGCCCTGCCGGTGGGCCTGATCACCGCCGCCGCACTGATGCTGGTGGCTCGACCGCTCAGCGTCTTGATCTTTCAGCCCCTCTCCCCCTTCAACGCCAGGGAGAGCCTGTTGATCTCCTGGTGTGGCCTGCGGGGGGCCGTGCCCCTAGCCCTCTCCTACCGGGCCGTTGACCAGCTCAGCCAGCTGCAGGGCGTAGCCGCCGAAACCCTCACCGCCCTGGCCCAAAACGGCCAGAGCACTGTCTTCATCGTGGTGTTGATCAACCTGCTGGTGCAGGGGCTCAGCCTGCCCCAGCTCTGCCGCCACCTGCAGCTGGTGCCTGTTGCGATCCCCTGA
- a CDS encoding DUF3136 domain-containing protein, with the protein MSSSQGLTIGELEANYSLYCKALRLLLKEGKTVAAIQRTVCWSRLEQLHICLPSRYKAPDYLCVVLKRDLA; encoded by the coding sequence ATGAGCAGCAGCCAGGGACTCACCATCGGCGAACTCGAGGCGAATTACTCGCTCTATTGCAAAGCCCTACGGTTGCTTCTTAAGGAAGGTAAAACCGTGGCTGCAATCCAGCGCACCGTCTGCTGGAGCCGACTTGAGCAACTGCACATCTGCCTGCCCAGTCGCTACAAAGCCCCCGATTACCTCTGCGTGGTGTTGAAGCGCGACCTGGCCTGA
- a CDS encoding efflux RND transporter permease subunit, protein MQSISDPFLRRPVLTLVVSLLVLLAGLVSLPLLQVENLPPIAPGRVTVRATYPGAGPEVVEQGVTALLEQQLNGLERLDSIRSTSSANGSSISLGFEGGDPELNQINTQNEVAVIARQLPAQVARFGVQVRRSSDDLLMVLSFSADPRLYNDTFLSGWLDQVVKERLQRVPGVGNVVLSGGSSLAFRLWLDPMRLEERGLTIAEVRAALQQQNVLAALGQAGEAPSPAGQQITLPLRMEGRLRSLAEFEQLVVARSPNGGVTLLRDVGRVSLGSETYDTIATNLQGKPTVAVVLYQRDGSNAIAVSKAVNGALEELSPQFPPGIEQQLIVDEADFVRGSIDGTIASLRDAVLLVFVVLLLGLGNSRLALITSAAVPVALIGSLSVLKLAGQSLNTLTLFGLVLATGLVVDDAIVVSEDIGSRLEAGKPPLQAAREAMAELGGAVVATSLVLVVVFIPVLGLGGSMGRLYAPIAITISGAIAFSTLNALSFTPVAGSMLLRPQQREPGWLLRWIDPPRRWLERLEAPYGRGLEWAMGRRPLVVALLLAGLLLTGGALQTIPKAFIPQEDNGQLRGVVILADGLGLQQTQKVLDQVRQVVASEPLITRANFYAGRSFGDSSPNKGIFYLRLAPIAERSGAEASTQAVARRLDTKLRSRITSAVVQLSEAPSVRGFSAEGGLELELLDSSNGQLSLSDFEQQAQEFIRAARATDRFERVSTRFSAGSPLVQLVPDRLQMASLGVDLAAVVDTLGASFGSDYVNDSFESDQVRKVIVQLDGRDRRSANDVLALRVKNREGELIPLAQLVRLEQASGPTSINHTRLVRSISVRAIPRPGVSSGQAMASLEQVKGQLGSSTSLEWAGLAREEARAGGNNLRVFALAILVMVLVLAALYGNFADPFIILVTVPLAMLGAIGGLLLRGLPLDVYGQMGLLVLVSLAAKNGILIVEFANQRMAEGLDLDTAIQGAAKARLRPILLTAFSSLAGFLPLLLASGFGSGSRVSIGTVVFSGLLVATLLSLFVVPVVYRLIKGWERGRPRAAEMSAPS, encoded by the coding sequence ATGCAATCGATTTCCGATCCCTTTTTGCGCCGGCCCGTGCTCACCCTGGTGGTGAGCCTGCTGGTGCTGCTGGCGGGATTGGTCAGCCTGCCCCTGCTCCAGGTGGAAAATCTCCCCCCGATCGCCCCGGGGAGGGTGACCGTGCGAGCCACCTACCCCGGAGCTGGCCCGGAGGTGGTGGAGCAGGGGGTCACCGCCCTGCTGGAGCAGCAACTCAACGGTCTGGAGCGGCTCGACAGCATCCGCTCCACCAGCTCCGCCAACGGCAGCTCGATCTCCCTGGGATTTGAGGGGGGCGACCCCGAACTCAACCAGATCAACACCCAGAACGAAGTTGCGGTGATAGCCCGCCAACTGCCAGCCCAGGTCGCCCGGTTTGGGGTGCAGGTGCGGCGCAGCTCCGACGACCTGCTGATGGTGCTCAGCTTCAGCGCCGATCCCCGCCTCTACAACGACACCTTTCTCAGTGGCTGGCTGGACCAGGTGGTGAAGGAGCGACTGCAACGGGTGCCTGGGGTGGGCAACGTGGTTCTCTCCGGCGGCAGCAGCCTGGCTTTTCGCCTCTGGCTCGATCCGATGCGGCTAGAGGAGAGGGGACTCACGATCGCGGAGGTGAGGGCCGCCCTGCAGCAGCAGAATGTTCTCGCCGCCCTGGGCCAGGCAGGTGAAGCGCCCAGCCCGGCCGGCCAGCAGATCACCCTGCCCCTGCGCATGGAGGGGCGGCTTCGCAGCCTGGCTGAATTCGAGCAGCTGGTGGTGGCCCGTAGCCCCAATGGCGGCGTCACCTTGCTGAGGGACGTGGGCCGGGTGAGCCTGGGCAGTGAGACCTACGACACGATCGCCACCAACCTCCAGGGCAAACCCACCGTGGCGGTGGTGCTCTACCAGCGGGACGGCAGCAACGCCATCGCCGTGAGCAAGGCGGTGAATGGGGCCCTCGAGGAGCTCTCCCCCCAGTTTCCGCCGGGCATCGAGCAGCAGCTGATCGTCGATGAGGCCGATTTCGTGCGCGGCAGCATTGACGGCACCATCGCCAGCCTGCGCGATGCGGTGCTGCTGGTGTTTGTGGTGCTGCTGCTGGGCCTGGGCAACAGCCGGCTGGCCCTGATCACATCAGCCGCAGTGCCGGTGGCATTGATCGGGTCGCTGAGCGTGTTGAAACTGGCTGGCCAGTCGCTCAACACCCTCACCCTGTTTGGCCTGGTGCTGGCTACGGGGCTGGTCGTGGATGACGCCATCGTCGTCAGCGAGGACATCGGAAGCAGGCTGGAGGCCGGTAAGCCCCCGCTGCAGGCCGCCCGGGAAGCCATGGCCGAACTCGGCGGCGCCGTGGTGGCCACCTCCCTGGTACTGGTGGTGGTGTTTATCCCGGTGCTGGGGCTGGGCGGCAGCATGGGTCGCCTCTACGCCCCGATCGCGATCACGATCAGCGGCGCCATCGCCTTCTCCACCCTCAACGCCCTTAGCTTCACCCCGGTAGCCGGCAGCATGCTGCTGCGTCCCCAGCAGCGCGAGCCGGGCTGGCTGCTGCGCTGGATCGATCCACCGCGGCGCTGGCTCGAACGCCTGGAGGCCCCCTACGGCCGAGGACTGGAGTGGGCGATGGGCCGGAGGCCCCTGGTGGTAGCCCTGCTGCTGGCGGGGCTGCTGCTCACCGGCGGGGCCCTGCAGACCATTCCCAAGGCCTTCATCCCCCAAGAAGACAACGGCCAGCTGCGGGGCGTTGTGATCCTGGCCGATGGCCTGGGGCTGCAACAGACCCAGAAGGTGCTCGATCAGGTGCGGCAGGTGGTGGCCAGCGAGCCGCTGATCACGCGGGCCAATTTCTATGCGGGGCGCTCCTTTGGCGACAGCAGTCCAAACAAGGGGATCTTCTATCTGCGCCTGGCCCCGATCGCCGAGAGGTCTGGCGCTGAAGCCTCCACCCAGGCCGTGGCCCGGCGGCTCGACACCAAACTGCGCAGCCGCATCACCAGCGCCGTGGTGCAGCTCAGCGAGGCCCCCTCCGTGCGGGGCTTCAGCGCCGAAGGGGGTCTGGAGCTCGAACTGCTCGACAGCAGCAACGGCCAGCTGAGCCTCTCCGACTTCGAGCAGCAGGCCCAGGAGTTCATCCGCGCCGCCCGGGCCACGGATCGCTTTGAGCGGGTCTCGACCCGCTTCAGCGCCGGATCCCCCCTGGTGCAGCTGGTGCCGGATCGGCTGCAGATGGCCTCCCTCGGCGTGGATCTGGCCGCCGTGGTGGACACCCTGGGCGCCAGCTTCGGCAGCGACTACGTCAACGACAGCTTTGAGAGCGATCAGGTGCGCAAGGTGATCGTGCAGCTCGACGGCCGGGACCGCCGCAGCGCCAATGACGTGCTGGCCCTGCGGGTAAAAAACCGCGAGGGCGAGCTGATCCCCCTGGCCCAGTTGGTGCGGCTCGAGCAGGCCAGCGGCCCCACCTCGATCAACCACACCCGCCTGGTGCGCTCCATCAGCGTCAGGGCGATTCCGCGCCCAGGGGTGAGCAGCGGCCAGGCCATGGCCAGCCTGGAGCAGGTCAAGGGGCAACTGGGAAGCAGCACGTCCCTGGAGTGGGCAGGCCTGGCCCGGGAGGAAGCCCGGGCGGGGGGCAACAACCTAAGGGTGTTTGCCCTGGCCATCCTGGTGATGGTGCTGGTGCTGGCGGCCCTCTACGGCAACTTCGCCGACCCCTTCATCATTCTGGTCACCGTGCCCCTGGCCATGCTGGGAGCGATTGGCGGCCTGCTGCTGCGCGGCCTACCGCTCGACGTCTACGGCCAGATGGGGCTGCTGGTGCTGGTCAGCCTGGCGGCGAAAAATGGCATCTTGATTGTGGAATTCGCCAACCAGCGAATGGCTGAGGGCCTGGATCTGGACACGGCAATCCAGGGGGCAGCCAAGGCCCGTCTGCGGCCGATTCTGCTCACGGCCTTCTCCTCTCTGGCGGGATTCTTGCCCCTGCTGTTGGCCAGCGGCTTCGGCTCGGGCAGTCGGGTCAGCATCGGCACGGTGGTGTTTTCCGGGCTCCTGGTGGCAACGCTGCTGAGCCTGTTTGTGGTGCCGGTGGTGTACCGGCTGATCAAGGGCTGGGAAAGGGGCAGACCTAGGGCGGCTGAGATGTCTGCCCCGTCCTAG
- the bchL gene encoding ferredoxin:protochlorophyllide reductase (ATP-dependent) iron-sulfur ATP-binding protein produces MTSTLQRPDLSRPDGEGSLQVHQDPSMAIEEGALVLAVYGKGGIGKSTTSSNLSAAFSKLGKRVLQIGCDPKHDSTFTLTKRMVPTVIDILETVDFHTEELRPEDFVFEGYNGVMCVESGGPPAGTGCGGYVTGQTVKLLKEHHLLEETDVVIFDVLGDVVCGGFAAPLQHAHYCLIVTANDFDSIFAMNRIMQAINAKAKNYKVRLGGVIANRSEETDEIDKFNARTGLRTMAHFKTVDAIRKSRLKKCTIFEMESTPEVDAVQQEYLNLARRMLDDVEPLEAESLKDREIFDLLGFD; encoded by the coding sequence ATGACATCAACTCTTCAACGTCCCGACCTATCCCGGCCCGATGGCGAGGGCAGCCTGCAGGTCCACCAGGACCCCTCGATGGCGATCGAGGAAGGCGCCTTGGTGCTTGCTGTTTACGGCAAGGGGGGGATCGGCAAATCCACCACCTCCTCCAACCTGTCGGCCGCCTTCTCCAAGCTGGGCAAGCGAGTGCTGCAGATCGGTTGCGATCCCAAGCATGACAGCACCTTCACCCTCACCAAGAGGATGGTGCCCACGGTCATCGACATCCTCGAAACCGTTGATTTCCACACCGAGGAATTGCGGCCGGAAGACTTCGTGTTTGAGGGTTACAACGGGGTGATGTGTGTGGAATCCGGCGGGCCTCCGGCCGGTACTGGTTGCGGTGGATATGTAACTGGCCAAACGGTGAAACTGCTCAAGGAGCACCACCTGCTCGAAGAAACCGATGTGGTGATCTTTGATGTGTTGGGAGATGTGGTGTGTGGGGGCTTTGCCGCACCGCTGCAGCACGCTCACTACTGCCTGATTGTTACGGCTAATGATTTCGACTCCATCTTCGCGATGAACCGGATCATGCAGGCCATCAATGCCAAGGCCAAGAACTACAAGGTGCGCCTCGGCGGTGTGATCGCCAACCGCTCTGAGGAGACCGACGAAATCGACAAGTTCAACGCCCGCACAGGCCTGCGCACCATGGCCCATTTCAAGACCGTGGACGCGATTCGTAAATCCCGCCTCAAAAAGTGCACCATCTTCGAGATGGAAAGCACACCGGAAGTGGACGCGGTGCAGCAGGAATACCTGAATCTGGCCCGCCGAATGCTCGATGACGTCGAGCCCTTGGAGGCCGAATCCCTCAAGGATCGGGAGATCTTCGACCTGCTCGGCTTCGACTGA